In Bernardetia litoralis DSM 6794, the genomic window GGAAGTTACCATTCAAAATCAAGAAATAGAAAAAGCGCAAACATTACAAAAACTAAACTTTCAAGAAGTAGCTAAAAACAAAACGGTCATTTTATTCGATGGTGTTTGTAACTTGTGCAATAGTGCCATTAATTTTGTAATTGATAAAGACACAAATAATAATTTTTATTTTGCTTCTCTACAATCTGAATTTGGACAAGCTCTTTTGGCTCATTTTGGTAGAAATACAAATGATTTTGATTCTATGATTGTCTTTGAAAATGGAAAAATAAAAACTAAATCCACAGCAGCCCTACGTATTGCAGCAGGACTGTCAGGAAATTGGAAATATTTTAGTGTTTTCAAGATTGTACCTACTTTTCTAAGAAATGGTATTTATAATCTTGTAGCAAAAAATAGATACAAATGGTTTGGTCAGAAAAATGAATGTAGAATTCCTACTCCTGAACTGAAAGCAAAATTTATTGAATAGTTACCAGTTAATTTTTGTAATCGTTTCTTATGTATATTTTACATAATTTTCCCATTTTTCAATTACATCAGTAATATCTTTGGGCAATTCAGAATCAAACTGAATCCATTCTTTTGTTGTTGGGTGTTCGAATCCTAATGATTTTGCATGAAGTGCTTGTCTTGGCAAAATACCA contains:
- a CDS encoding thiol-disulfide oxidoreductase DCC family protein, with translation MEVTIQNQEIEKAQTLQKLNFQEVAKNKTVILFDGVCNLCNSAINFVIDKDTNNNFYFASLQSEFGQALLAHFGRNTNDFDSMIVFENGKIKTKSTAALRIAAGLSGNWKYFSVFKIVPTFLRNGIYNLVAKNRYKWFGQKNECRIPTPELKAKFIE